A part of Sinorhizobium chiapasense genomic DNA contains:
- the rpsB gene encoding 30S ribosomal protein S2 produces the protein MALPDFTMRQLLEAGVHFGHQTHRWNPKMKPYIFGDRNNVHIIDLAQTVPMLSRALQVVSDTVANGGRVLFVGTKRQASEIIADAAKRSAQYYVNARWLGGMMTNWKTISNSIQRLRKLDDILASEASGFTKKERLNLEREREKLNRALGGIRDMGGTPDLMFIIDTNKESIAIDEAKRLGIPVVAVIDSNCDPDQIDYAIPGNDDASRAIALYCDLIARAAIDGIARQQGAAGRDLGASVEVPVEPALDESSEA, from the coding sequence ATGGCATTGCCTGATTTTACTATGCGCCAGCTTCTCGAAGCCGGCGTTCACTTCGGCCACCAGACGCATCGCTGGAACCCGAAGATGAAGCCGTACATCTTCGGCGATCGTAACAACGTCCACATCATCGACCTCGCCCAGACCGTTCCGATGCTGTCGCGCGCCCTGCAGGTTGTCAGCGACACCGTCGCCAACGGCGGCCGCGTGCTTTTCGTCGGCACGAAGCGCCAGGCTTCGGAAATCATCGCCGACGCCGCGAAGCGCTCTGCCCAGTACTACGTCAATGCTCGCTGGCTCGGCGGCATGATGACCAACTGGAAGACGATTTCCAACTCGATCCAGCGCCTGCGCAAGCTCGACGACATCCTCGCTTCGGAAGCCTCGGGCTTCACGAAGAAGGAGCGCCTGAACCTCGAGCGTGAGCGCGAGAAGCTGAACCGTGCACTTGGCGGTATCCGCGACATGGGCGGCACGCCGGACCTGATGTTCATCATCGACACCAACAAGGAATCGATCGCGATCGACGAAGCCAAGCGCCTTGGCATTCCGGTCGTTGCCGTCATCGACTCCAACTGTGATCCGGACCAGATCGACTATGCGATCCCGGGCAATGACGACGCATCGCGTGCCATCGCTCTCTATTGCGATCTCATCGCTCGCGCCGCCATCGACGGCATCGCCCGTCAGCAGGGTGCTGCTGGCCGCGATCTCGGTGCATCGGTCGAGGTTCCGGTCGAGCCGGCTCTCGACGAATCGTCCGAGGCCTGA
- the tsf gene encoding translation elongation factor Ts: MSVTAAMVKELREKTGAGMMDCKKALAETNGDMEAAIDWLRAKGIAKADKKSGRTAAEGLIGIASAGNKAVVVEINSETDFVARNDAFQDLVRGVAAVAVGTDGSVDAIGAAKYPATGKSVADTITDAIATIGENMTLRRAALLSVDDGVVATYIHNSVADGLGKLGVLVALKSTGDKEALNVIGRQVAMHVAATNPLAVRPSEIDPAVAERERNVFIEQSRASGKPDNIIEKMVEGRMRKFFEEVALLSQAFVMNPDQTVEAAIKDAEKTVGAPIEVAGIARLLLGEGVQKEESDFAAEVAAAAKG, encoded by the coding sequence ATGAGTGTTACTGCCGCAATGGTGAAGGAACTGCGCGAAAAGACCGGCGCAGGCATGATGGATTGCAAGAAGGCGCTTGCTGAAACCAATGGCGACATGGAAGCGGCGATCGACTGGCTGCGCGCCAAGGGCATCGCCAAGGCCGACAAGAAGTCTGGCCGCACGGCTGCCGAAGGCCTCATCGGCATCGCCAGCGCCGGCAACAAGGCCGTAGTCGTCGAGATCAACTCGGAAACGGACTTCGTCGCCCGCAACGACGCCTTCCAGGACCTCGTTCGCGGCGTTGCAGCTGTTGCTGTCGGAACCGACGGATCGGTCGACGCAATCGGCGCTGCCAAGTATCCTGCTACCGGCAAGTCCGTTGCCGATACGATCACCGACGCGATTGCGACGATCGGCGAAAACATGACGCTGCGCCGCGCCGCGCTGCTGTCGGTCGACGATGGCGTCGTCGCGACCTACATCCACAATTCGGTTGCCGACGGCCTCGGCAAGCTCGGTGTACTGGTCGCTCTCAAGTCGACCGGTGACAAGGAAGCCCTGAACGTGATCGGCCGTCAGGTTGCCATGCACGTTGCTGCGACCAACCCTCTGGCGGTTCGCCCGAGCGAAATCGACCCCGCAGTCGCCGAACGCGAGCGCAACGTCTTCATCGAACAGTCGCGCGCTTCGGGCAAGCCGGACAACATCATCGAGAAGATGGTCGAAGGCCGCATGCGCAAGTTCTTCGAGGAAGTCGCCCTTCTCTCGCAGGCTTTCGTCATGAACCCCGACCAGACCGTCGAGGCGGCGATCAAGGACGCGGAAAAGACCGTCGGTGCGCCGATCGAGGTTGCCGGCATCGCGCGTCTGCTGCTCGGCGAAGGCGTTCAGAAGGAAGAGTCCGATTTCGCTGCGGAAGTCGCCGCGGCTGCCAAGGGCTGA
- the pyrH gene encoding UMP kinase, with protein sequence MSAKPIYKRVLLKASGEALMGSQGFGIDVAVADRIASDIAEARAMGVEVGVVVGGGNIFRGVAVASKGGDRVTGDHMGMLATVINALALATSLRKLDIDTVVLSAIAMPEICESFSQRATLYHLSLGRVVIFAGGTGNPFFTTDSAAALRAAEMGAEAIFKGTQVDGIYSADPKKDPTATRFDRLTHSEVLERGLAVMDVAAVALARENAIPIVVFSIHEKGGFAEILTGGGHATIVTDN encoded by the coding sequence ATGTCGGCCAAGCCAATCTACAAGCGTGTTCTTCTCAAAGCCTCCGGTGAAGCCTTGATGGGAAGCCAGGGCTTCGGCATCGATGTGGCGGTCGCCGACCGGATCGCATCGGATATCGCCGAAGCGCGCGCCATGGGCGTCGAAGTCGGCGTGGTTGTCGGCGGCGGCAACATCTTCCGTGGCGTCGCAGTCGCCTCGAAGGGGGGCGACCGGGTAACCGGCGACCACATGGGTATGCTGGCGACGGTGATCAATGCGCTCGCCCTGGCGACGTCGCTGCGCAAGCTGGACATCGACACCGTCGTGCTTTCGGCCATCGCAATGCCGGAAATTTGTGAGAGTTTTTCGCAGCGCGCGACCCTATATCATCTCTCGCTTGGCCGCGTGGTCATCTTCGCCGGAGGCACCGGCAATCCGTTCTTCACGACGGATTCCGCCGCAGCGCTTCGCGCAGCGGAGATGGGCGCAGAAGCGATCTTCAAGGGAACGCAGGTTGACGGCATCTACTCGGCCGATCCGAAGAAGGACCCGACGGCTACCCGGTTCGATCGCCTCACGCACAGCGAGGTTCTGGAGAGGGGATTGGCCGTGATGGACGTTGCCGCGGTGGCTCTCGCACGCGAAAATGCCATTCCGATCGTCGTTTTCTCGATCCACGAGAAGGGCGGTTTTGCGGAGATATTGACCGGCGGCGGCCATGCCACCATCGTTACGGACAATTGA
- the frr gene encoding ribosome recycling factor yields MSEGVDLKELKRRMDGAISAFKHDIASLRTGRASANVLDPVTVEAYGSRMPLNQVANITVPESRMLSVSVWDKSMVGAVERAIRESNLGLNPIVDGQNLRIPLPELNEERRKSLVKVAHDYAEKSKVAVRHVRRDGMDDLKKAEKDGEIGQDIHRAQSERVQKMTDETISEIDRLLADKEKEIMQV; encoded by the coding sequence ATGAGTGAAGGTGTGGACCTGAAGGAATTGAAACGCCGCATGGACGGAGCGATCTCCGCATTCAAGCATGACATCGCGTCGCTTCGCACCGGCCGCGCATCGGCCAATGTTCTCGATCCGGTAACCGTCGAAGCCTACGGCTCGCGCATGCCGTTGAACCAGGTGGCCAACATCACGGTTCCGGAGTCGCGGATGCTGTCCGTTTCGGTATGGGACAAATCCATGGTTGGCGCCGTTGAGCGCGCCATCCGGGAATCGAATCTCGGATTGAACCCGATCGTTGACGGCCAGAACCTGCGTATTCCGCTGCCGGAACTGAACGAGGAGCGCCGCAAGTCTCTCGTCAAGGTGGCGCATGACTACGCCGAGAAAAGCAAGGTGGCGGTCCGCCATGTTCGCCGTGACGGCATGGACGACCTGAAAAAAGCCGAAAAGGATGGCGAGATCGGGCAGGATATCCACCGCGCTCAGTCGGAACGCGTACAAAAGATGACCGACGAAACGATTTCCGAGATCGACCGCTTGCTCGCCGATAAGGAAAAGGAAATCATGCAGGTCTGA
- a CDS encoding isoprenyl transferase — MQEFIPANVPNHVAIIMDGNGRWANARGLPRTMGHRKGVEAVRAAVKTAAELGIRYLTLFAFSSENWSRPEAEVTDLMGLLKAFIRRDLADLHRENVRIRVIGDRANLRGDILPLLIEAEETTSANTGITLVIAFNYGARDELARAMRRLATEVAAGRLRPDEITAETISATIDTAGIPDPDLILRTSGEERLSNFLLWQGAYSELLFIPELWPDFTRETFLAAIEKYASRERRFGGLSQPTLAVGS, encoded by the coding sequence ATGCAAGAGTTCATCCCCGCAAACGTACCGAATCACGTTGCCATCATCATGGACGGCAACGGACGATGGGCGAACGCGCGTGGACTGCCGCGCACGATGGGACATCGAAAAGGCGTTGAAGCCGTGCGGGCCGCGGTAAAGACGGCCGCCGAACTCGGCATTCGCTATTTGACGCTTTTCGCATTCTCGTCGGAAAACTGGAGCAGGCCCGAGGCCGAGGTCACGGACCTCATGGGCCTGCTTAAGGCGTTCATACGACGGGATCTCGCCGATCTGCATCGCGAGAACGTCCGCATCCGCGTCATCGGCGACCGCGCAAATCTCAGGGGTGACATTCTGCCGTTGCTGATCGAGGCAGAGGAAACGACGAGTGCGAACACCGGGATCACCTTGGTGATCGCATTCAACTATGGCGCGAGAGACGAGTTGGCAAGGGCGATGCGCCGTCTAGCGACAGAGGTGGCAGCCGGTCGCCTCCGCCCGGACGAGATCACAGCGGAGACGATCTCCGCAACGATCGACACCGCGGGCATTCCCGATCCGGACCTCATCCTGCGGACGAGCGGCGAAGAACGCCTCTCCAACTTTCTGCTTTGGCAAGGAGCCTATTCGGAATTGCTGTTCATTCCCGAACTTTGGCCGGATTTCACGCGCGAGACATTCCTTGCCGCCATCGAAAAATATGCCAGCCGCGAACGCCGTTTCGGCGGCCTCTCGCAACCGACGCTGGCGGTCGGCTCCTGA
- a CDS encoding phosphatidate cytidylyltransferase, whose protein sequence is MQAELKLRIASGVVLAAVALGATWAGGLAFQLLSVAIGLLVYYEWSTITKLSESDFQGNAFGWLSQAVIAILVLFDYIHLSLPVLAACSVLAGLWVVIRKTSWWLPGGIVYAGLTAVSLAAIRGADYLGLVAMLFVFAVVWGTDIFAYFTGRAIGGPKLAPAISPGKTWSGALGGTTCGVLAGVVVFMAHFSLQDLRIPIIALVLSVASQIGDLFESFIKRRFGVKDSSRLIPGHGGVMDRVDGLIFACVAALVLVLAQILSAGGRAVAFGSVLLGL, encoded by the coding sequence ATGCAGGCTGAACTCAAGCTACGCATCGCCTCCGGGGTAGTGCTTGCGGCGGTCGCCCTTGGTGCGACTTGGGCGGGTGGCCTTGCCTTCCAGCTCCTGTCCGTCGCGATCGGCCTACTGGTCTATTACGAATGGTCGACCATTACCAAGCTCAGTGAGAGCGACTTTCAGGGCAATGCGTTCGGGTGGCTTTCCCAGGCCGTGATCGCAATCCTCGTCCTGTTTGACTATATCCATCTCAGCCTGCCGGTCCTAGCGGCCTGTTCGGTTCTCGCCGGGCTTTGGGTGGTGATCCGCAAGACGAGCTGGTGGCTACCCGGTGGCATCGTCTATGCCGGTTTGACGGCGGTTTCGCTCGCGGCAATCCGCGGCGCCGATTATCTCGGCCTGGTAGCGATGCTTTTCGTGTTCGCAGTCGTTTGGGGGACGGATATCTTCGCTTATTTTACCGGCAGGGCAATCGGTGGACCGAAGCTGGCGCCGGCCATCTCGCCTGGGAAAACCTGGTCGGGAGCGCTGGGCGGGACGACCTGCGGCGTCCTTGCGGGTGTTGTCGTCTTCATGGCTCATTTCTCCCTGCAGGATTTGCGCATTCCGATCATCGCGCTCGTGCTGTCCGTCGCCAGCCAGATCGGGGATCTGTTCGAGTCTTTCATCAAGCGTCGTTTCGGCGTCAAGGATTCGAGCCGGCTTATTCCCGGACATGGCGGGGTCATGGACCGGGTCGACGGATTGATATTCGCCTGTGTCGCCGCGTTGGTTCTGGTGTTGGCGCAGATCCTGTCTGCCGGCGGGCGCGCCGTCGCCTTCGGTTCGGTCCTGTTGGGCCTTTGA
- the rseP gene encoding RIP metalloprotease RseP, which yields MSLLLENLQYAMPTFLFLLTLLVFVHELGHYLVGRWSGIRILAFSVGFGPELFGWTDRHGTRWKFCAIPLGGYVKFFGDDDAASTPDYRRLESIAPEDRARTFLGAKLWKRAATVAAGPIANFVLAIAIFAVLFSVYGRAVADPVVALVAPGSAAEKAGVKLGDRLVSIDGTPIVTFDDVRRYVSVRPELPITVRVERDGSPIDLQMVPQRTESVDPLGNKVEEGKIGIGTNQEVGNFRIETYGPLEAVGQGALQSWRIVTGTFDYLSNLVVGRMKADQVGGPIRIAQISGQMAKLGVAEVLNFAAVLSVSIGLLNLMPVPVLDGGHLMFYAVEALRGKPVGPAAQDIAFRIGFAMVLMLTVFAAWNDINWLFG from the coding sequence ATGAGCCTTCTGCTTGAAAATCTGCAATACGCTATGCCCACCTTCCTGTTCCTGCTGACCCTCTTGGTGTTCGTTCATGAGCTGGGACACTACCTGGTGGGCCGCTGGTCCGGCATCCGTATTCTCGCCTTTTCCGTCGGCTTCGGACCAGAGCTTTTCGGCTGGACCGATCGTCACGGCACCAGATGGAAATTCTGCGCGATTCCGCTCGGCGGCTATGTGAAATTCTTCGGCGACGACGATGCAGCGAGTACGCCCGACTATCGGCGTCTCGAGTCAATCGCGCCGGAAGATCGGGCGCGCACGTTCCTGGGAGCGAAGCTTTGGAAGAGGGCCGCGACCGTCGCCGCCGGACCAATTGCCAATTTCGTGCTGGCCATTGCAATCTTTGCCGTTCTCTTTTCCGTTTACGGGCGGGCCGTTGCCGATCCGGTCGTGGCCTTGGTCGCGCCGGGGAGCGCGGCAGAGAAGGCAGGCGTAAAGCTGGGTGACAGGCTTGTTTCAATCGACGGAACGCCGATTGTCACCTTTGACGACGTGCGACGTTACGTCAGTGTCCGCCCCGAACTGCCGATCACGGTGCGCGTTGAGCGCGATGGTTCCCCGATCGACCTGCAGATGGTGCCGCAGCGCACCGAATCGGTCGACCCGCTGGGAAACAAGGTGGAAGAGGGCAAGATCGGCATCGGTACCAACCAGGAGGTCGGCAACTTCCGAATCGAGACCTATGGGCCGCTGGAGGCGGTCGGGCAGGGAGCGCTGCAAAGCTGGCGCATTGTCACCGGCACGTTCGACTATCTGTCGAACCTGGTCGTTGGCCGGATGAAGGCCGATCAGGTGGGCGGACCGATCCGCATTGCCCAGATTTCCGGGCAGATGGCCAAGCTTGGCGTTGCCGAAGTGCTGAATTTCGCAGCCGTTCTCTCAGTTTCTATAGGATTGCTTAACCTCATGCCCGTGCCCGTGCTTGATGGCGGCCATCTCATGTTCTATGCGGTGGAGGCGTTGCGCGGCAAACCGGTCGGGCCTGCGGCACAGGACATCGCTTTCCGCATCGGATTTGCGATGGTGCTGATGCTTACGGTCTTTGCGGCGTGGAACGACATCAACTGGCTTTTCGGCTGA